One Streptomyces zhihengii genomic window, TGAGCGAAGAGCAGCGCAGCCGGCTGGCCGCACTCGGCATCGACTGGGCGTGATCGCGGGCTTCCCCGTTCGGCGGCTGGCCGCTGGCGGTCGGGGACACGGTCTGCCATTGGGGGACTGTTGGCGGGGCGGGTTGCGGTGCTGTGAGGGAACGCGGCGGCACTGGGGGCGCCTGCGCGGGTGGTCACAGCTGTGCGGTGAGCCCGAGCGCGACCGCCGCAGTGAGTACTGGTGTGCTGCGGGTGAGGCCTCGGGTGAAGTGGTCGCGGCGCCGTCTGCCCTGCTGGTTGAGTTGGGGGCTGCAGTGGACGACGTGTGCTTGGTTTTCGACGAAGAGCGGGCCAGACGTCCAGGGTAGGTGGCTGACGGCCTCTCAATCTGCGTCGTTCATGTGGTGAAGCCTGTCAGATGAACTACTCGGTCACATGAGTCGAAGCGCGCGAGTTGTCACAGGCGATGAAGGGGAGGGAAGGCTGTTGCTGGCCGTGGGTGCCTTTCGGGTGGCTCCTCTGCAGGGTGAGATGACGCTGTCGTTCCTGGGGCGGGTCGCGGACAGGTACGGATTGACGGTGCGGAGTCTGCTGTGGTCGATGACTGACGTGGCTGGCCAGCATGGTGTTGCTGGGGCTCTGCGGGGCGACAGTGAGGTGTTCTTGAACGCTGCGGCCCGGGACCGGGCCGCAGCGTTGTGCCGTGTGCCGCAGGTGGGCTTACGCCGTGCGTTGCCGGCGTGGATGCGGGAGGAGCCGCTGGGGTCCTCGAAGGAGAGGCCAGTGGCGCGGCTCCACAACGGGGTGGAGACGGTCGCTGCCTGGGGTCCGGCGTGCCCGGGCTGTGTGGCTGCGCGGACCGGTCGCGTTGCACCGGCCCGGATGTATCTGGCGGCGCACCAGCGAGTCTGCCCACGTCACTGGTGCTGGTTGATGGGCGTGCCTGGCAGCGGGGGTCGTGTCGTCGGGTTGGGCGGATGCCCGGAGGTGGTCCAGGCGCAGGGGGGTCACCGCAGGCTGCTGCGTCGCTCCTCCGTCGCCGGTGCGGCTTTCGAGGCTGCTGAAGCGGTCGCAGCCTGGTGGTGGGCGCAGGAGTGGCCCGAGGAGCGCCTGTGGCCGATGCGGCTGGCTGCGACCATGCCTGCGGGCGAGGATCCGCAGCGGTGGCGGATCCTGGCGCGGGATCTGGTCACCTATCCCGAGACTGTCCTCCTCGCCACGCTTCTGGCCAGCCGGGCCTGGCGGTTGCGTGTCGCGGCTGACAGTGGTGGTCACCTCCCCTACCGGTTGGCTGATGTGCCCTGTGCGCCCAGCGAGCTGGGCCATCGCCTGCGGCGTCCGTGGCTCACCGAGCGTCTGGCCGCCTGCACCCACGGACCGCTGTTTGCCTGGACGTACCAGTGCATCCGTACGGGGGGCGGCAGTGGAGACGACGAACAGCGGCTGTGGCAGGTCCCCTTGGCGCTCCGGCCCCGGCCTCTCGCCGAGGTTCTCGCGGGCTACCAGCGTCGGCAGACCGCGGGCACAGAGGGTCTGCCGGCTCAGAAACGGCTGCGGGGCCACAGCGTGCACGCCGACGGGGCCTTCGCCGCCGGCCTGGCCCACGCGCGTACCTACGCCGCCCAGCACGGCCACCTCGCCACTCGCCGCGACACGCGAGTCGGTTCCTTCTCCCTGGGGAAATGGGTGCACAACCAGCAGGCCCACGCCTTGGCCCTGCCCGAAGAAAAGGCCGCCGCCCTGAAGGAGGTGGATCCGTGGTGGAACATCCCCTGGTCGGTGAAGTGGCAGCGCTCCTACTACCGCGCCCGCGACCACGTCAGGCGCCACGGCCCCCTCAACGCCGCCGACGGCTTCCCCGACACCCACGTGCTGACCGGGGAGTGGCTGTACCTGCAGTGCACCGACTACGGCTCACTCCACCCCGAACAGCGCCGTCTGCTGGCCGACATCGGCATCACGGCCCAGGTTGCCGGTAGCGCACGCCCGCGCCGAACGAGCCGGACAGCGGGCATCGATATGGCTGTTGCCTGTGCGCGCGCCTTCGTCGCCGAACACGGATGCCTGGCCCTGGCCACCAAGAACATCTCCCACCAGGGGCTTTTGCTCGGGAAATGGCTCGCTGCCCAGCGTTGCCTCACCCGCCGCCAGGACGAACCAGCGCACCTTCAGGTGCTCGACACGATCGACGTGTGGTGGAACCCACCGTGGCCCCTGGCGTGGCAGCGCACCTGGCACCGGATCCGCGCTCATGCCCAAGAGCGGCGCCAAGGGGCTGCAGAAGGTGGCTGGCCGGACGGCAGTGACGGCTGGGCCACATGGCTGTCCGTACAGTGCACCGGCTACAAGCAGTTGCATCCGCTGCAGCAGCGTCTGCTGACGGAGATCGGCATCACCGCCGAGACCGCCGCCGCTTGCCCCCACGCGATCATCGGCCAGCTCTGCGGTACGGGCCCCGGGCTGGCCCACGCACGCACGTACGCCGTCGCACATGGCCACCTCGCCACGCCCCTGAAAGCTTGTTTTGAGGGGTTTCCGCTGGGGCGGTGGCTGAGCGAACAGCGCCGCCAAGCGCGGCAGCACCACCGTATTACGGGCGGAACATGGCCGGTCAGCACGCTCCTCGCAGCGCTCGACCCCTGGTGGAACCCGATCTGGTCCTTGGCGTGGCAGCGCGATTGGAGTCGCGTATGGAGGCGGTCAGAGTTTGCGTCCGCAGCCGACGGCGGTGGTACCGGCATCGCGGACCTGGAGAAGGAGCTGGCTGACTGGGTGAGGCGTCAGTACGCCGGCTACGGCACCCTCGACGCCGGACAGCGCCACCTGCTGATCAAGATCGGCATCACTGCTGAAGCAGCCCGCGCCGCCGAACCACCGGCTCCCCGCGCCCGCACCGGCCCTGGTTTCCTCGACACCGCGCTCACCCAAGCTCGCGCTTATGCGGCCGTGTATGGACATATCTCCGTGCCCTCCTCCAGCACCGTCCTCGACGGGTTCCGGCTGGGGAAGTGGCTGGCCTGGCAACGGCGACGCGCCAATCAGGGGCGCCTCTCCCCCACCCGGGTCAAAGCCCTGGCCATGATCGATCCGTGGTGGAATCCGCCCTGGCCCCTGCAGTGGCAGCAGGCCTACCACCGCATCCGCACAGCAGCTGCGGGTGCCGACGGCCTCCCGGCCACGAACCTCTCCCGAGGCCTTTACCGCTGGATCCGTGTCCAGCACGAGTCCTGGGAGCATCTCCACCCCGCCCAGCAGGACCTCCTGACCGCCCTCGGCATCACACCCCACGCCGACACGAGCGAACGGCCCGCCTCAGCCACACGCTCCTACCCCGTCAGCCCCGGACTGGGCCATGCACGCGCCTACGCCGCCCAGCATGGCCACCTCACCCCGGACAAGCACACCCGGCAAGACGGCTTCCCTCTCGGCCAATGGCTGGGCCAGCAACGCCGCCATGCCCGCGCCGGCACCCTCTCTGCCACCACCGCAGCCGCGCTCACCAGCCTGGACCCGTGGTGGAACCCGCCCTGGCTCTACACCTGGCACCGCACCTGGCAGCAATACCGCACCACGATCAGCGGGAACAAACCCGTCCCGGACACACTCCACCACTGGGCCGCCCAGCAACGCACCCGCTGGCATACCCTCCACCCCCACCAACAACAACTCCTCGCTCACACCCGCATCGTCGGAGGAGATTGCGGTGTGCAACAGACCGGCGAGTAACCCGGAGTGACTGCCTGTCCCCCTAGCGGTCAGGGAGGCTCCCATCGTCCGAGAAGGGACGTATGTCGCCCTTCTACGCTGACGCGCCATCTGCAACGTGCGATCTTGGCTCTTCCATGCCTCATCAGACGCTAGAGTTTTCCCACCTCGCCCCGAAGTGGTCTGTTCCAAGGGCGCGTTGACGGCTGCTGGCCCCCGCGTGTCCGTGCCCTATAGCAAGGGAGCCTTGTGCGACTCGTCGAACTCAGCGTCACTAATTTCCGCTCGCTGGGCGACGTCCAGAGCATCCCAATCCACAAGCAGACCATCTTGACGGGCCACAACGACTGCGGGAAGACAGCAACCCTGGATGCCATCGCCTTCCTGCTCGGCGAGCGCCCTCTCGCGGACAGTGACGTCTCTCAGTTTGCCGAAAGTGAGCCAGCGCGCGCTGCGCTGCCATCGGACGATGACGCTGCGGAGCCGATCGCGGTGACGGTGGAGGGCAGGTTCGACCTGTCCGACGCCGATAAGAAGGCCCTAGGGCTCACCTCTTCGATTCAGGTGCGCCGACGGCACGTAGAAGGTGAAGGCGTCTCACTCGAGTGGCTTGCCCAGGTGCCGCAGAACCCCGCTCTACGGAACATCTCCTCCCTGAAGGTGCCCGAGCTCCGCAGCCTTGCCTCGGAGGTAGGGATCAGGTTGCGTGACGGCCAACCGAACGTCAAGGCGAGCTGGACCGAGGTCCTTGAGGACTACGTGGCCTCAGCCCCAACGGTTGCCGGCTGGGCGCAGGCGCCGGAGCACGTCGTCAGCGCCCTCCCTCAGCTTCTCTATTTCCGAGGCGATGCCGCGGAAACTCCCGACACTGTAGTCCGCAGCATCCTGACGGCGAAGTTGCGCGAGTACACCTTGCGTGAGGAGACCCGGCAGAAGATCACCGACCTGGAGACCGCTTTCTCCGGCCTACTCAAGGATGACGCCGCTCGCCTGCAGAAATTGGTCGAGGAACGATGCGCTCTCGACTCCTTCTCACTGGAGCCGACCGTGCAGTTGCGGCCGACCGTCAGTGGCGTCTCGATGACCGCTGCGGCGCCGGGTCAACGGGCGGTGTCGCTGGCTGCGGCCGGGGCGGGCAGGTCCCGCAGGATTTCACTAGCCCTATGGGAGGCCAGCCAGCAGCTTCTTTCGGAAGCAGCGGAGGGCGGCGTCACTGGCGGTGTGATCATCGCTTATGACGAGCCCGACACGCACCTCGACTACGAGCACCAGCGCCGCATCATGGACATGATCAAGGTGTCGTCGTCCGCCGAGCAGTCCACCGTAATCGTTGCCACCCATTCCCTGAACCTCATCGACGGCGTCGACATCCAGGACATCGTGCATCTCAACAGTAGGGACGGACGAGCCTACGTACAGTCACTCGGCGCAGACGACAGCGACGAGGACACCCGGCGCTTTCTGTC contains:
- a CDS encoding helicase associated domain-containing protein is translated as MVQAQGGHRRLLRRSSVAGAAFEAAEAVAAWWWAQEWPEERLWPMRLAATMPAGEDPQRWRILARDLVTYPETVLLATLLASRAWRLRVAADSGGHLPYRLADVPCAPSELGHRLRRPWLTERLAACTHGPLFAWTYQCIRTGGGSGDDEQRLWQVPLALRPRPLAEVLAGYQRRQTAGTEGLPAQKRLRGHSVHADGAFAAGLAHARTYAAQHGHLATRRDTRVGSFSLGKWVHNQQAHALALPEEKAAALKEVDPWWNIPWSVKWQRSYYRARDHVRRHGPLNAADGFPDTHVLTGEWLYLQCTDYGSLHPEQRRLLADIGITAQVAGSARPRRTSRTAGIDMAVACARAFVAEHGCLALATKNISHQGLLLGKWLAAQRCLTRRQDEPAHLQVLDTIDVWWNPPWPLAWQRTWHRIRAHAQERRQGAAEGGWPDGSDGWATWLSVQCTGYKQLHPLQQRLLTEIGITAETAAACPHAIIGQLCGTGPGLAHARTYAVAHGHLATPLKACFEGFPLGRWLSEQRRQARQHHRITGGTWPVSTLLAALDPWWNPIWSLAWQRDWSRVWRRSEFASAADGGGTGIADLEKELADWVRRQYAGYGTLDAGQRHLLIKIGITAEAARAAEPPAPRARTGPGFLDTALTQARAYAAVYGHISVPSSSTVLDGFRLGKWLAWQRRRANQGRLSPTRVKALAMIDPWWNPPWPLQWQQAYHRIRTAAAGADGLPATNLSRGLYRWIRVQHESWEHLHPAQQDLLTALGITPHADTSERPASATRSYPVSPGLGHARAYAAQHGHLTPDKHTRQDGFPLGQWLGQQRRHARAGTLSATTAAALTSLDPWWNPPWLYTWHRTWQQYRTTISGNKPVPDTLHHWAAQQRTRWHTLHPHQQQLLAHTRIVGGDCGVQQTGE
- a CDS encoding ATP-dependent nuclease encodes the protein MRLVELSVTNFRSLGDVQSIPIHKQTILTGHNDCGKTATLDAIAFLLGERPLADSDVSQFAESEPARAALPSDDDAAEPIAVTVEGRFDLSDADKKALGLTSSIQVRRRHVEGEGVSLEWLAQVPQNPALRNISSLKVPELRSLASEVGIRLRDGQPNVKASWTEVLEDYVASAPTVAGWAQAPEHVVSALPQLLYFRGDAAETPDTVVRSILTAKLREYTLREETRQKITDLETAFSGLLKDDAARLQKLVEERCALDSFSLEPTVQLRPTVSGVSMTAAAPGQRAVSLAAAGAGRSRRISLALWEASQQLLSEAAEGGVTGGVIIAYDEPDTHLDYEHQRRIMDMIKVSSSAEQSTVIVATHSLNLIDGVDIQDIVHLNSRDGRAYVQSLGADDSDEDTRRFLSNMAVSLGFRNSVLLHERCFVGVEGPTEYAALPALFKLAFGYPIQSAGIALWDCGGNDGALNFAKFLKKHRRTVLFLVDGDSMRDKEREFSLNRLEKYGFTEKDCLFLGDPNELEDVFSDDQWADTMNAEWPRKDEKQWTPADVAGLRRAGKFSKSLHTLLYQNSEQAPRKKESMVVQLAQRLRQPSDVPPALVKSFNDAIKVASEAGLRHWSEDE